A stretch of Ipomoea triloba cultivar NCNSP0323 chromosome 13, ASM357664v1 DNA encodes these proteins:
- the LOC116001096 gene encoding uncharacterized protein LOC116001096 yields the protein MGVNVKTKRGKSRLCPCPCPVMVNLDQSFLYGATHVFLAVGEAVEAHGLIGHGTAEERLQVNGCCLFRTLESESKSESNIWREDESASHIFARCAEVLKIWNAIGLPGASTNHGNNVIEWFFGYLNVLTGELLAKFVMACWAIWCSRNDSVWKGVPFDMHALLRRALTFWSNWQQANSQVSTNMRVVGNDVWVRPARGRIKLNTDAAIDTTNNAMGLGWILRDDEDNFLAAKNVRITSSYTVREAEAICLRDALSWLKDTGMGAADVEMDSQLVFHAISYTSFYSTFGLLVDDIKELASSIDDVEFRFVKRSANCAAHTVAWEALSMSGCGEWFDIPPIFLVNCLSRDLMH from the exons ATGGGAGTCAATGTTAAAACGAAAAGGGGAAAGTCGAGATTGTGCCCGTGCCCGTGCCCCGTGATGGTAAATTTGGACCAGTCTTTTCTCTATGGTGCGACACATGTGTTTCTTGCTGTAGGTGAAGCCGTCGAAGCACATGGTCTGATTGGTCATGGCACCGCTGAAGAACGCCTGCAAGTCAATGGGTGTTGTTTGTTTCGCACATTGGAATCGGAATCGAAATcagaatcaaatatttg GAGAGAAGATGAAAGTGCTTCTCACATTTTTGCTAGATGTGCTGAGGTTCTTAAAATTTGGAATGCTATTGGGCTACCAGGTGCTAGTACAAACCATGGTaataatgttattgagtggtttTTTGGGTATCTCAATGTCTTGACTGGTGAACTACTTGCTAAATTTGTCATGGCCTGTTGGGCTATATGGTGCAGCAGGAATGATAGTGTATGGAAGGGGGTACCTTTTGACATGCATGCGTTGTTGAGGAGGGCACTTACGTTTTGGTCGAATTGGCAGCAAGCAAACTCTCAGGTTTCCACTAACATGAGAGTTGTTGGTAATGATGTTTGGGTTCGGCCAGCACGAGGACGAATTAAGCTTAACACGGATGCGGCAATTGATACAACAAATAATGCTATGGGTTTGGGATGGATTCTACGTGATGATGAAGACAATTTTTTGGCTGCAAAAAATGTTAGGATCACTAGTTCCTACACAGTTAGAGAGGCTGAAGCGATTTGTTTGAGAGATGCTTTAAGTTGGTTAAAGGATACTGGTATGGGTGCTGCAGATGTGGAGATGGATTCCCAGTTAGTTTTTCATGCTATTTCCTATACTTCTTTTTATTCTACTTTTGGTCTTTTAGTagatgatattaaagaattggCATCGTCAATTGATGATGTTGAATTCCGTTTTGTTAAACGATCTGCGAATTGTGCCGCCCACACTGTTGCTTGGGAGGCCCTTTCTATGTCAGGTTGTGGAGAATGGTTTGACATTCCTCCTATTTTCCTTGTAAACTGTCTTTCTcgtgatttaatgcattaa
- the LOC116001536 gene encoding osmotin-like protein TPM-1 — MDCFTTLPLLLLLSLFTISSAANFEVRNNCPYTVWAAATPVGGGRRLDRGQSWNINVPPGTAMARIWGRRNCNFDGNGRGSCETGDCGGVLQCTGWGKPPNTLAEFALNQFNNLDFFDISNVDGFNIPMSFAPTRPGPDKCHAISCTADIVAQCPGPLRVPGGCNNPCTTFGGQQYCCTNGPCGPTDYSRFFKGLCPDAYSYPQDDATSTFACPGGSTDYRVVFCP, encoded by the coding sequence atggATTGCTTCACCACTCTTCCACTGCTCCTCCTCCTCAGCCTCTTCACGATTAGCTCCGCCGCCAACTTTGAAGTTCGTAACAACTGCCCCTACACCGTATGGGCGGCAGCAACCCCAGTTGGCGGCGGCCGGCGGCTCGACCGAGGCCAAAGCTGGAACATCAACGTGCCACCTGGCACGGCCATGGCACGTATATGGGGTCGTAGAAATTGCAACTTTGATGGAAACGGGAGGGGTTCATGCGAGACGGGTGACTGCGGCGGGGTGTTGCAGTGCACCGGGTGGGGAAAACCGCCCAACACTCTGGCGGAGTTCGCCCTAAACCAATTCAACAACCTCGACTTCTTCGACATCTCCAATGTTGATGGCTTCAATATACCCATGAGTTTTGCCCCTACCAGACCCGGTCCCGACAAATGCCATGCAATCTCATGCACGGCGGATATCGTCGCCCAATGCCCCGGCCCTCTCAGGGTTCCCGGAGGGTGTAACAACCCTTGCACCACCTTTGGGGGACAACAATATTGTTGCACCAATGGACCATGTGGTCCCACAGATTATTCAAGGTTTTTTAAGGGATTGTGTCCGGATGCTTATAGTTACCCTCAGGATGATGCCACAAGCACTTTTGCTTGCCCTGGAGGAAGTACTGATTATAGGGTTGTTTTCTGCCCATGA